Proteins encoded in a region of the Oryctolagus cuniculus chromosome 10, mOryCun1.1, whole genome shotgun sequence genome:
- the LOC100346538 gene encoding dynactin-associated protein: protein MDRKYGKYILNVEHSDNPLPNTCPHDQEAHRSACCCPPSNDVTTDVSSNLPGVWVSPRICAHSACSRAELPDVELNENCCSDWSLWKVFLACLLACAITTAIGVLILSLVNIKGNNSSIVIQLPTNSGQPTVIVPGTTSTTSQSTATTTSAAPTTTATASTITSTNSTGSTASTPPATTSATSPSLSETTAATTAAASVTTATATQSSAATRAATSTDPAGSSSASITGTTATSRK from the exons ATGGACAGAAagtatggaaaatacatattgaaTGTGGAACACTCTGACAACCCGCTG CCCAACACATGTCCACATGACCAGGAGGCTCACAGATCTGCATGTTGCTGTCCACCTTCAAATGATGTAACCACTGATGTCTCTTCCAACTTACCTGGGGTCTGGGTGAGCCCAAGAATCTGTGCACATTCAGCATGCTCACGTGCAGAATTACCCGATGTGGAG TTGAATGAAAATTGCTGCAGTGACTGGTCTCTGTGGAAAGTTTTCCTGGCCTGTCTCTTGGCCTGTGCTATAACCACAGCTATTGGAGTACTCATACTGAGCCTGGTGAATATTAAGGGAAATAATTCCTCCATTGTTATCCAGCTACCCACAAACAGTGGACAGCCCACAGTTATTGTACCTGGAACAACCTCTACTACTTCTCAATCTACAGCAACTACCACTTCAGCTGCACCTACAACCACTGCGACAGCTTCAACCATCACTTCAACTAACTCTACAGGCTCTACTGCTTCCACTCCACCTGCCACCACATCAGCCACCTCTCCCTCTTTAAGTGAAACCACAGCTGCCACTACTGCAGCAGCATCTGTGACCACGGCTACTGCCACGCAGTCCTCAGCTGCAACACGGGCAGCCACTTCAACTGACCCTGCAGGCTCCTCTTCTGCTTCTATAACGGGTACAACAGCCACCTCTAGAAAGTGA